In a genomic window of Papilio machaon chromosome 4, ilPapMach1.1, whole genome shotgun sequence:
- the LOC106720679 gene encoding macrophage mannose receptor 1, with product MLRSIYLLIFIFVSCYGRDSLSYRYNNNTYKIYSPHLKWQTALEKCASKEWELFYPKNEKELIIAKKLMTEMELKHIFVGITSKEKNGVYTTIDGRNMSEVYGKWGAGEPNNAGGHEECVVLRVEGTYNDDDCSHQFPYICTKRQPRLDVTNRDSSVPAEKSKDKFFRNDYKYLGHKDSFYKAHQVPRQWESARRKCIMEGASLFYPEDEVEVHEVIHYLNQTQPWFQYMFIGISTRLANGVYMTVDGESIRNVYNEWYRKVPSGANGRHSCVTLSREGFLNDIKCSEERPFVCKKKAASIEWNKDCNVPDKDYKYNANMDKCYKFHLQRLNWRDALGACDDEQAKLAIINTVEEANYLVNISNNTPKEMVRGWYLCPYVHLGYHYDTTENDWRTIEGESLEKTGYAVWDNYQIDGEDERCGAMLYNGRLNDVSCENLKCFFVCEKEIGYGNFNLTSDIR from the exons atgttacgaAGTATCTACTTgttgattttcatttttgtgTCATGTT atggACGAGACAGTTTATCttatagatataataataatacatacaaaatatattcaccGCATTTGAAATGGCAAACTGCATTGGAAAAGTGCGCTTCAAAGGAATGGGAATTGTTTTATCCGAAAAATGagaaagaattaataatagcTAAAAAGCTTATGACCGAGATGGAATTAAAACACATATTTGTTGGTATCACttccaaagaaaaaaatggtgtATACACGACAATTGAtg gaAGAAATATGAGCGAAGTTTACGGTAAGTGGGGCGCAGGAGAGCCGAATAACGCAGGAGGACACGAGGAGTGCGTGGTGCTTAGAGTTGAAGGCACATACAACGACGACGATTGTTCACACCAATTTCCATATATTTGCACAAAACGTCAGCCACGATTAGATGTGACTAACAGAGATAGTAGTG TTCCAGCAGAAAAATCGAAGGACAAATTTTTTAGAAATGATTACAAATATTTGGGACACAAAGATAGTTTCTATAAAGCACATCAAGTACCAAGGCAATGGGAGAGTGCGAGGCGGAAATGTATTATGGAAGGTGCATCGCTTTTCTATCCTGAAGATGAAGTCGAAGTGCACGAGGTGATCCACTATCTGAACCAGACTCAGCCCTGGTTCCAATACATGTTTATTGGTATTTCTACGCGGCTAGCGAATGGAGTATACATGACAGTTGATG GAGAATCTATCCGTAACGTGTATAATGAGTGGTACAGAAAGGTACCGAGTGGTGCCAATGGCAGACACAGTTGCGTCACATTATCGCGGGAAGGTTTTTTGAATGACATCAAATGTTCCGAAGAGCGACCGTTTGTATGCAAGAAGAAAGCGGCCTCAATTGAGTGGAACAAAGACTGCAATGTACCTGACAAAG ACTATAAGTACAACGCTAATATGGacaaatgttacaaatttcATTTGCAACGATTGAACTGGAGAGACGCGCTTGGAGCGTGCGACGACGAGCAAGCAAAATTAGCCATTATCAATACCGTGGAGGAAGCTAATTATCTGGTCAACATATCTAACAATACCCCAAAGGAAATGGTGCGAGGATGGTACTTGTGCCCTTATGTACATTTAGGATACCATTATGATACTACTGAAAATGACTGGAGAACGATTGAag GGGAATCTTTGGAGAAAACGGGATACGCGGTGTGGGATAACTATCAGATTGATGGTGAAGATGAGAGATGTGGTGCCATGCTTTACAACGGACGTCTGAATGACGTCAGCTGCGAAAACCTCAAATGTTTTTTCGTTTGCGAGAAAGAGATTGGCTacggaaattttaatttgacttcAGATATAAGATAA
- the LOC106720711 gene encoding uncharacterized protein LOC106720711, translating to FLISAKNALEKNILNFLIKWQASGHQQDSFPIQSLSAVTIPPVEYYYEGKGIRLNYSIGEMILNGLDRFIIQNISALENSLEVSLSLRFPILTLFSDTYKLKGRAYYIYPLKGSGKIQLIFRETVITASVSFGTNNKNGTNIHNFLLNYSLQKVDAYLENSSWPINDILNNEGVEILAGYQTTIVEALWNHIVPLVDEYLKDKSPSELLQYYS from the exons tttctgATTTCAGCTAAGAATGCGTTAGAAaagaacatattaaatttcttgatAAAGTGGCAAGCGTCAGGCCACCAGCAAGATTCATTCCCCATTCAATCCTTGTCAGCTGTCACAATACCGCCAGTAGAATACTACTATGAAGGAAAAGGAATACg ATTGAATTATTCTATCGGCGAAATGATTCTGAATGGCCTCGAtcgttttataattcaaaatatttctgcTTTAGAAAATTCCTTGGAAGTATCTTTATCGTTAAGATTTCCAATATTAACACTTTTTTctg ATACATATAAACTGAAAGGCAGAGCGTATTACATATACCCACTCAAAGGATCTGGAAAAATACA ATTAATATTCCGTGAAACTGTTATAACGGCTAGCGTTAGTTTtggtacaaataataaaaatggtacaaacatacataattttttactaaattacagCCTCCAAAAAGTTGAT GCTTATTTGGAGAATAGTTCTTGGCCGATCAACGATATTCTGAATAATGAGGGCGTTGAAATCCTCGCTGGATATCAAACGACTATAGTCGAAGCTCTTTGGAATCACATTGTTCCTTTAGTAGACGAATACCTTAAGGATAAGTCACCTTCAGAATTACTACAGTACTATAGTTGA